In Bradyrhizobium guangdongense, the sequence TATAGGCGCCTAGCAGTTCCGTCTGGCCGTAAAGCGTGCGCAGCGGGACGCCCATGGCCTGGAAGAACTTGAACGTATCGGGCCCGAGTGCCGCGCCTCCGGTCGCCGCCGAGCGTAGCCGCGTGAAGCCGAGGCGGTCGCGCAGGGCACGGAACAGGATGGCATCGGCAAAGCCCGAGCGCTTGCCCTGTTCCAGCGCAGCAAGACCCGACTTCATGCCGATGTCGAACAGACGCTGCTTGAAAGACGTCGCGTCCATCACCTTGGCTCGGACATCGGCGGCGATGGATTCCCAGACCCGTGGGGCAAAGAGCACGAATGTCGGCGCGATCTCCCTCAGATCGTTCATCATCGTATCCGGCTCTTCGACGAAGTTGATCTTCATCCGGCAGAGCAGGCCTTTGCCGAGCACATAGACCTGCTCCATGATCCACGGCAGCGGCAACACCGAGACGTATTCGTCGTCCGGTCCTTTCGGATCGAACGCGAGATAAGTCGCGCAGTGGCCGAGCACGCGGCCGGCGGCGAGCATCGCGAGCTTCGGATGTGAGGTCGTGCCCGAAGTGGTGCAGAGGATGGCAACGTCCTCGCCCTTGGTCGCATCGACCAGCTTGTCGTAAAGCTCCGGCTCGCGGGTGGCTCTGATCCGGCCGAGCTCGGCGAACTTCTCGGCCGCCATCAGCCTGGGATCGTCATATTTCCGCATCCCGCGCGGATCGGAATAGATGATGTGCTTCAGCTTCGGCACGCGGTCGGCCAGCGTGAGCAGCTTGTCGACCTGCTCCTCGTCCTCGGCAAAGACGAGCCGGGCCTCGCCGTAGTTGAGGAGGTAGGAGGCCTCTTCGTCGAGCACGTCGCGATAGAGCCCGAGGCTCAATCCGCCGATTGCATGGGTCGCGACTTCGGCCGCAACCCAGTCCGGCCGGTTGTCGCCGATGATGCCGATGACGTCGCCGCGGCCGAGGCCAAGCTCGATCAGCCCGAGCGCGAAGTCGCGCACGCGCTCCTGGTAGTCGTTCCAGGTGAACGGGCGCCAGAGCCCGAGATCCTTCTCGCGCAGCGCGATCTCGTTGCCATGCTCTTTTGCGTTGAGCCGGAGCATCTTCGGATAGGTGTCGGCCTGCGCGACGCGGGCGGCGTAATTCATCATGCCGCGCTCTCCTGCGCCGGCGGCGCATCATCGGGATCGACAAGCACCTCGTCCTCCTCGCCGAGATAGGCGCGCTTGACGTGGGGGTCGGCGAGCACGGCGGCGGGATCGCCTTCGGCGATCTTGCGGCCGAAATCCAGCACCATGACGCGGTGGGAGATGTCCATCACCACGCCCATGTCGTGCTCGATCATCACCACCGTCATGCCGAACTCCTCGTTGAGATCGACGATGTAGCGGGCCATATCCTCCTTCTCCTCGAAGTTCATGCCGGCCATCGGCTCGTCGAGGAGGATGAGACGCGGCTCAAGCGCCATGGCGCGGGCGAGCTCGACGCGCTTGCGCAGGCCGTAGGAGAGGGTGCCGGCTTGCGCTTTCCGCACCGACTGGAGATCGAGAAAGTCGATGATCTCTTCCACCTTGCGGCGGTGCTCGAGTTCCTCCTTGCGGGCGCCGGTGAGCCAGTACAGCGAGCCTGTGAGGAAATTGTTCTTCAGGAGGTGATGGCGGCCGACCATGATGTTGTCGAGCACGCTCATATGATGAAACAGGGCGAGGTTCTGGAAGGTGCGGCCGATGCCGAGCGAGGCGCGCGCATTCGGCGTCAGCCCCGTGATGTCGCGGCCCTGGTAGAACAGCTGGCCTTCGGTCGGCTTATAGCGACCGGAAATACAGTTCACGATCGAGGTCTTGCCGGCGCCGTTGGGGCCAATGATCGAGAACAACTCGCCTTCGTTGATGGCGAAGCCGACGTCGGTCAACGCACGGACGCCGCCGAATCGCAGGGACACGCCGCGCACTTCGAGACTGGTAGCCACCAAATAAATCCCTCCCGGTGATGGCGCATTCAGCGGCGCTCTTCATCCTCTCGGCCGATCCTAATACGGTCGTGCCGGTGAGGCCATGCAGCACATGGTCCCGACCGTAGCCCCGCCGCTGTCATCCCGTTTGGGATCAAAAGCCGCATCGCCCGAGGTGGTTCTCAATAGGGGAAAGCGCTATTTTGAAATGTCTCCAGCCTGACAATTCTGCGACAAAGTTTTTCGGGCGGCTGCGGCCTCCACCTTTCGGCGGATGGTGGTCGGAACGATCATGTTGCAATGCAACAGAAGAATGGAGCGACGAAACCGTGCGGCTGGCCTCTCGACCATGATTTCAGAGGATCAACTGAAGCGCGTCGCTGCCTGGGCGGGAGAGCTCACGCCGGCGGAGATCGAGGTCGCCCGCGCCGGGATCTCGGAACGGTCTTACGGCACCGGCGAGACGGTGTTCATGCGTGGCGACAAGTTCGGTTACTGGGCCGGCATGGTGAGCGGATTGGCCCGCATGGGCGGCGTCTCGCGCGACGGCAAGGAGACCAGCCTTGCCGGGCTCACCGCCGGCGCCTGGTTCGGCGAAGGCAGCGTGCTTAAGAATGAACCGCGCCGCTATGATGTGGTCGCGCTACGCGACAGCCGTGTCGCCCTGATGGAGCGCTCAGCCTTCATGTGGCTGTTCGAGAACAGCGTCGGCTTCAACCGCTTTCTGGTGCGTCAGCTCAACGAGAGGCTTGGCCAGTTCATTGGCATGCTTGAAGTCAATCGCACGCTCGATGCCACCTCTCGGCTTGCCCGAAGCATCGCCTCGCTGTTCAACCCGATCCTCTATCCGGAATCGACCGCGCATCTGGAGATCACCCAGGAGGAGATCGGCGCGCTGTCCGGCATGTCGCGCCAGAACGCCAATCGCGCCCTGAACCGACTCGAGAAGGAGGGGCTGCTGCGATTGGAGTATGGCGGCGTCACCATCCTCGATGTCGAACGGCTGCGCGGATACGGAGACTAGCGCGCGTTGGCGGGCGCATGCACCGGCCAGAGGTCGGCGCGCCAGCGAATGGCGATGGCCAGCATCGC encodes:
- a CDS encoding long-chain fatty acid--CoA ligase — protein: MMNYAARVAQADTYPKMLRLNAKEHGNEIALREKDLGLWRPFTWNDYQERVRDFALGLIELGLGRGDVIGIIGDNRPDWVAAEVATHAIGGLSLGLYRDVLDEEASYLLNYGEARLVFAEDEEQVDKLLTLADRVPKLKHIIYSDPRGMRKYDDPRLMAAEKFAELGRIRATREPELYDKLVDATKGEDVAILCTTSGTTSHPKLAMLAAGRVLGHCATYLAFDPKGPDDEYVSVLPLPWIMEQVYVLGKGLLCRMKINFVEEPDTMMNDLREIAPTFVLFAPRVWESIAADVRAKVMDATSFKQRLFDIGMKSGLAALEQGKRSGFADAILFRALRDRLGFTRLRSAATGGAALGPDTFKFFQAMGVPLRTLYGQTELLGAYTLHPEGKVDPDTTGVPMADNVEIRIDNPDVHGVGEIVVRHPNMFLGYYKNPEASVADIRDGWMLSGDAGYFNANKQLVVIDRIKDLAETSRGERFSPQFIENKLKFSPYIAEAVVLGAGRDALAAMICIRYSIISKWAEKNRLSFTTYSDLSSRPEVYALLRKEVETVNATLPPAQRISRFLLLYKELDADDGELTRTRKVRRGVINEKYEGIIDAIYRGDSDIPVDTVIRFQDGTTQRVRTTLRVVDLGGHGPIAEAAE
- a CDS encoding Crp/Fnr family transcriptional regulator; amino-acid sequence: MISEDQLKRVAAWAGELTPAEIEVARAGISERSYGTGETVFMRGDKFGYWAGMVSGLARMGGVSRDGKETSLAGLTAGAWFGEGSVLKNEPRRYDVVALRDSRVALMERSAFMWLFENSVGFNRFLVRQLNERLGQFIGMLEVNRTLDATSRLARSIASLFNPILYPESTAHLEITQEEIGALSGMSRQNANRALNRLEKEGLLRLEYGGVTILDVERLRGYGD
- a CDS encoding ABC transporter ATP-binding protein, giving the protein MATSLEVRGVSLRFGGVRALTDVGFAINEGELFSIIGPNGAGKTSIVNCISGRYKPTEGQLFYQGRDITGLTPNARASLGIGRTFQNLALFHHMSVLDNIMVGRHHLLKNNFLTGSLYWLTGARKEELEHRRKVEEIIDFLDLQSVRKAQAGTLSYGLRKRVELARAMALEPRLILLDEPMAGMNFEEKEDMARYIVDLNEEFGMTVVMIEHDMGVVMDISHRVMVLDFGRKIAEGDPAAVLADPHVKRAYLGEEDEVLVDPDDAPPAQESAA